The following nucleotide sequence is from Tardiphaga sp. 709.
GCTTCGTGAAGGCGCTGGCGGCTACGTGAGCGCGTCGTGAGCCTGCAAAGCACGATGGACGATACGTCCAACAGCGTACAGCTTGCGCCGGTAGCGGAAACCCCGCCGGTGCCTGCGGCCGGGAAGCGCGGGCAGGGCGTGCAGCGGGCGCGCACAGTCGCGCTCGCGCTGATCGTGCCGGTCTGCTTGATGGTGATTTGGGACGTCATGGTGCGCTGGACCGGCACGCGGCTGGTGCCGTCACCCTATGGCGTCGCCGTGATGATGTGGGATTTCGCTTTCGGCGGAATCTATGACGACGCCTACAGCGCCAGCCTGCCGATCCATTTCTGGAAAAGCGTGCAGCGGGTCTATGGCGGTTTTCTCTGCGCGGCGGCGATCGGCATTCCGCTTGGCCTGATGATCGGCCGCATGCCGCTGCTGCGCAAGTTGCTCGATCCGACGCTGTCGCTGCTGCGGCCCATTCCGGTCACCGCATGGCTGCCGCTATCGATGATCTTCTTCGGCCTCGGTCCGCGCGCGGCGATCTTCCTGGTGTTTCTCGGCGCGTTCTTTCCGATCCTGCTCAACACCGTATTCGGCGTGCGCTCCGTCGATATCAGGCTGTTCGAGGCGGCCGAGATGCTCGGCTGCAGCGGCGCGCAGCAATTCCGTTCGGTCGTGCTGCCGGCGGCGCTGCCGAGCATCTTCAATGGCCTTCGTCTCGGTGCCGGTTTCGCCTGGATTCTCATCGTGGTCGGCGAGATGACCGGCGTGCCCGAAGGCCTCGGCGCCGTCATCATGGATGGCCGCACACTGTCGCGCACCGATCTCGTGATCACCGGCATGATCATCATCGGCATCACGGGCTTTCTGTCAGATCGCATCCTGCTGATGCTCAGCAACTACTTCCTTCGCTGGAGCCCGCAGCATCATGCTTGATCGACCGACCATAATTGCGCCTGACATCCTCGAAGTGAGCGGCGTGCAGAAATTCTACCAAGCCTCCAACGGCCCGGTCGAGGCGTTGCGCGGTGTCAATCTCACCATCCGCAAGGGCGAGTTCGTTTGTCTGCTCGGCGCGTCGGGCTGCGGCAAGTCCACCTTGCTGCGCATCGTCGCCGGTTTCGAGAAAGCGACTGAGGGCTCGGTCACCATGTACGGCTTTCCGGTCGACAGACCGGGCCCGGATCGCGGCATGGTGTTTCAGGATTACGCGTTGTTTCCGTGGCTGACCGTGCGCGACAATATCGGCTTCGGCCCCAAGCATCGTCGTCTTGCGACCAAACTCGTGAACGAACTCACCGACAAGTTCATGGCCATGGTCGGACTGACGGCCTTTGCCGATCGCTATCCGCACCAGCTCTCCGGCGGCATGAAACAACGCGTCGCCATCGCGCGTGTGCTCAGCAACGACACCGACGTGCTGCTGATGGACGAGCCGTTCGGCGCGCTCGATGCGCTGACCCGCAGCAAGCTGCAGGAAGAACTCGTCGAGATCTGGCGCACCACCGGCCTCACGGTGATTTTCGTGACGCATTCAGTCGAGGAAGCCGTGATGCTGGCGGATCGCGTGATCGTGATGTCAGCGGGGCCGGGCCGGATCGATTGCGAAATCGAGGTCGATCTGCCGCGCCCGCGCGATGTCGCATCGCCCGAATTCAACGCATTGCGGCGCGAGGTCACTCAGAAGCTCACGAGCCATATCGCCGGCAGTCGGGGCAACGCGGCAGATTCCTGAATCGGGCTTCAAAAACGCGCGAATAAAATTCTCGCCTGAGGTCACCGGAGAGAATTTTCACCTGCGGGTCTGAGGCCCATCAGTCCCGCTGTCGTTATTTCCGAGTACCGCTTGTAACGCCTGCCGAACGGCATTCTCTAGGGTTAGAGAAGCCGAAAGCAATACGATATGGACGCGGTTCCCAGCATCATCGACAGAGTTAATTTGCTCGTTCCGGGCTTTGCGGAACGTGCGCCATTGCATGATCGTGCGGCAAGTTTTCCATTCGAGAATTTTCAGGAACTGTCCGGGGCGGGCCTGCTGGCGCTGCCGGTGCCAAAGGCCCTGGGCGGCGCGGGCGCCGGGGTGCGCGAGGCTGTGCGCGTCGTGAACGCAGTCGGCAAGGCCGATGCCGCGACCGCGCTTGTATTGGCGATGCACTATATCCACCATCTGGTCATCACGCGAAATGGCAATTGGCCTGCGCATCTGGCGCAGCGCGTGTCGCGCGACGCCGTGAATGGCTTGGCGCTGATCAACGCATTGCGCGTCGAGCCCGATCAGGGATCGCCATCGCGGGGCGGTCTGCCTCAAACCACAGCGAAGCGCACCGCCGACGGCTGGCGCATTACCGGCCGCAAGATCTATTCGACCGGGTCGCCGATCCTCAAATGGTACACTGTATGGGCGAAGACGGACGAGCCCGACGTGCGGGTCGGCGTCTTTCTGGTGCCGGCGGGTCTGCCGGGCACGGAGATCGTCGAGACCTGGGATCATCTTGGCCTCCGCGCCAGCGGCAGCCATGACGTCGTGTTCGACGACGTGCTCGTTCCGCTCGACAACGAGGTGGATCTGCGCCGTCCCGGCGAGTGGGGCGCGCCGGATGTGTCGCAGGCGACCACCCAGGCCGTGCTCGTCGGTGCGGTCTATGACGGCGTGGCGCGGGCGGCGCGTGACTGGCTGATCGACTTTCTCAAGACCCGCACGCCATCGAGTCTCGGCGCGCCGCTCGCAACGCTGCCGCGGGCGCAGGAGATCGTCGGCGGCATCGAGGCGAAGCTCGCGGTGAATGCGCGGCTGCTCGAGACCTTCGCACGGGATATCGATGACGGTGTTACGCCGACGCCAGTTGAGGCAAACATCCTCAAGCTCACCGTCACCAACAATGCCGTCGCCGTCGTTGAGGACGCGCTGTCGCTGACCAGCAATCACGGACTGACCCGCGCCAATCCGCTAGAGCGGCATTATCGCGACGTTCTGTGCGGCCGCGTGCACACGCCGCAAGACGACAGCACCAAGATTTCCGCCGGACGCATCGCGCTCGGCAT
It contains:
- a CDS encoding acyl-CoA dehydrogenase family protein, which translates into the protein MDAVPSIIDRVNLLVPGFAERAPLHDRAASFPFENFQELSGAGLLALPVPKALGGAGAGVREAVRVVNAVGKADAATALVLAMHYIHHLVITRNGNWPAHLAQRVSRDAVNGLALINALRVEPDQGSPSRGGLPQTTAKRTADGWRITGRKIYSTGSPILKWYTVWAKTDEPDVRVGVFLVPAGLPGTEIVETWDHLGLRASGSHDVVFDDVLVPLDNEVDLRRPGEWGAPDVSQATTQAVLVGAVYDGVARAARDWLIDFLKTRTPSSLGAPLATLPRAQEIVGGIEAKLAVNARLLETFARDIDDGVTPTPVEANILKLTVTNNAVAVVEDALSLTSNHGLTRANPLERHYRDVLCGRVHTPQDDSTKISAGRIALGI
- a CDS encoding ABC transporter permease; translation: MDDTSNSVQLAPVAETPPVPAAGKRGQGVQRARTVALALIVPVCLMVIWDVMVRWTGTRLVPSPYGVAVMMWDFAFGGIYDDAYSASLPIHFWKSVQRVYGGFLCAAAIGIPLGLMIGRMPLLRKLLDPTLSLLRPIPVTAWLPLSMIFFGLGPRAAIFLVFLGAFFPILLNTVFGVRSVDIRLFEAAEMLGCSGAQQFRSVVLPAALPSIFNGLRLGAGFAWILIVVGEMTGVPEGLGAVIMDGRTLSRTDLVITGMIIIGITGFLSDRILLMLSNYFLRWSPQHHA
- a CDS encoding ABC transporter ATP-binding protein yields the protein MLDRPTIIAPDILEVSGVQKFYQASNGPVEALRGVNLTIRKGEFVCLLGASGCGKSTLLRIVAGFEKATEGSVTMYGFPVDRPGPDRGMVFQDYALFPWLTVRDNIGFGPKHRRLATKLVNELTDKFMAMVGLTAFADRYPHQLSGGMKQRVAIARVLSNDTDVLLMDEPFGALDALTRSKLQEELVEIWRTTGLTVIFVTHSVEEAVMLADRVIVMSAGPGRIDCEIEVDLPRPRDVASPEFNALRREVTQKLTSHIAGSRGNAADS